A single Thermoanaerobacterium sp. RBIITD DNA region contains:
- a CDS encoding ATP-binding cassette domain-containing protein yields MGDNGAGKTTTMKMLATLYNPDKGTIEINGMNVCTKSGNVFYEPRLYEQLTGEENILYFALLASLSKSKYRMDIIFLIIAAVLGIIIGLIIKMFRN; encoded by the coding sequence TTGGGAGATAATGGAGCTGGTAAGACAACAACAATGAAAATGCTTGCAACACTATATAATCCTGATAAAGGCACTATAGAAATAAACGGTATGAATGTTTGCACAAAAAGCGGAAACGTTTTTTATGAACCTAGGCTTTATGAACAGCTAACTGGTGAGGAAAATATATTGTATTTTGCTTTATTGGCAAGTTTGAGTAAGAGTAAGTACAGAATGGATATAATATTTTTAATAATTGCAGCTGTATTAGGCATTATCATTGGACTAATTATAAAGATGTTTAGAAATTAA
- a CDS encoding AAA family ATPase produces the protein MVKEILIGVSIALMIFAAILGINITPILLIGAMFFALSFILENKGLISATGKVVNPDTNISFEDIGGQNTAISELKEALDFVINRDKIKKMGIRPIKGILLSGPPGTGKTLLAKAAAKYTDSSYVATSGSEFIEMYAGVGAQRVRKLFDSAKALAKKEEKGSAIIFIDEIDILGAKRGTNESHHEYDQTLNQLLVEMDGIKSDNDISVLVIAATNRPDMLDPALLRPGRFDRQVSVDLPDKSGRLQILKIHTKNKPLDENVNLEAIAEDTFGFSGAHLESLCNEAAILAMRDGSEKIMQKHLQEAVDKVILGEKTDRKPTEEEILRVSIHEAGHAIVGETVNPNSVATVTIVPRGKALGFVRQTEKDDTLIYTKEQLEHEIMVSLGGTVAELLILNSRSTGSANDFEQAVNIAKKIVYTGLSSLGIISKDDISGDKVNEEVNRIIEEQEKKVKEILKEKINELNVISGILVKEETISGDNLRKILKGKEIAKAC, from the coding sequence ATGGTTAAAGAAATACTAATAGGTGTTTCAATTGCACTTATGATTTTCGCCGCTATTTTGGGTATAAACATTACACCGATTTTATTAATAGGTGCGATGTTCTTTGCCTTAAGTTTTATACTTGAAAATAAGGGATTAATAAGTGCGACAGGAAAAGTTGTTAATCCTGACACAAATATCTCATTTGAAGATATTGGTGGGCAAAATACAGCAATTTCAGAGTTAAAAGAAGCATTAGATTTCGTGATTAATAGAGACAAGATTAAAAAGATGGGAATAAGGCCTATAAAAGGAATACTTTTAAGTGGACCACCTGGCACAGGGAAGACACTTCTAGCAAAAGCTGCAGCAAAATATACTGACTCCAGCTATGTAGCGACATCTGGCAGTGAATTTATAGAGATGTATGCAGGTGTTGGTGCACAGAGAGTCAGGAAATTATTTGATTCGGCAAAGGCATTAGCAAAAAAAGAGGAGAAAGGAAGCGCTATAATATTTATTGATGAGATAGATATTCTTGGTGCAAAAAGGGGCACTAATGAAAGCCATCACGAATATGACCAGACGTTGAATCAGCTTCTTGTTGAGATGGATGGTATCAAAAGTGATAATGATATAAGTGTTTTAGTTATCGCAGCAACAAATAGGCCTGATATGTTAGATCCGGCATTATTGCGTCCTGGTAGATTTGATAGACAGGTTAGTGTAGACCTTCCAGACAAAAGTGGAAGACTTCAAATATTGAAAATTCATACGAAGAATAAACCGCTTGATGAAAATGTAAATCTTGAGGCAATTGCAGAAGATACCTTTGGTTTTTCAGGAGCACACCTCGAGAGTCTTTGCAATGAAGCAGCTATATTAGCTATGAGAGATGGCTCAGAGAAAATAATGCAGAAACATTTACAGGAAGCCGTCGACAAAGTTATACTTGGTGAGAAAACCGACAGAAAACCGACAGAAGAGGAGATATTGAGAGTATCAATCCATGAAGCTGGTCATGCTATAGTTGGTGAAACTGTAAATCCTAATTCAGTTGCGACTGTTACAATAGTTCCGAGAGGCAAGGCACTTGGATTTGTGAGACAGACTGAAAAAGATGATACACTTATATATACAAAAGAACAGCTTGAACATGAGATAATGGTTTCACTTGGTGGAACTGTTGCTGAACTTTTAATTTTAAATAGCAGAAGCACAGGATCTGCCAACGATTTTGAGCAGGCAGTAAATATAGCCAAGAAGATTGTTTACACCGGACTTTCATCGCTTGGCATAATTAGTAAAGATGATATTTCTGGTGATAAAGTAAATGAAGAAGTAAATAGGATAATCGAAGAGCAGGAAAAGAAAGTTAAAGAGATATTAAAGGAAAAAATTAATGAGTTAAATGTGATATCTGGCATTTTAGTAAAAGAAGAAACAATATCTGGAGATAATTTAAGAAAAATATTAAAAGGTAAAGAAATAGCAAAAGCATGTTAA
- a CDS encoding IS110 family transposase yields MNFLPNYISVGIDVAADFSWFCILTPDGKEFKKPFKVEHDNADSLKNAVLTIKKAEEQFSMKSKIFLESTGIYHFPLFCHLKELGFEVFVINPLITNSNKNIGIRKVKNDRFDAKRIAAIGYSPDTKLSVMPTELILNLRCLCREYYSLADNRTSYVNKLKAQLHIVFPGFCKVFSDITGITAISVLKRFPTPEDVINAQPDEIIELISLLSRKGLNYAKAKYDKLFKSAKNALNFRYNLSSVYDVLKMYIYFIEEFDKKINLILSAIKAFVDKNKSEKFVQQIYYLDSIPGVGFLSAVTLMCEIGDFSAFSKPKQLFAYFGVDPSVNESGHFKGTDNKMSKRGSKIARRVLYAIALASVRVKRNDIAINPVLYDYYQKKKESKPKKVALGAIMHKISDIVFAVLRDNKPFVLKTPDEHKLQYQNIHKAA; encoded by the coding sequence ATGAATTTTTTGCCTAATTATATTAGTGTTGGTATTGATGTTGCAGCTGATTTTAGCTGGTTTTGCATCTTGACACCTGATGGAAAGGAGTTTAAAAAGCCATTTAAGGTTGAACACGATAATGCTGATTCTCTAAAGAACGCTGTTCTGACAATTAAAAAGGCAGAAGAGCAATTCTCCATGAAATCTAAGATATTTCTGGAGTCTACGGGAATCTACCATTTCCCACTCTTCTGCCACCTAAAAGAATTAGGATTTGAGGTTTTTGTTATTAATCCTCTCATTACTAATTCTAACAAAAATATTGGTATAAGAAAAGTGAAAAATGATAGATTTGATGCAAAACGTATTGCTGCTATTGGTTATTCGCCTGACACTAAGCTTTCTGTTATGCCTACTGAATTAATTTTAAATCTTAGATGTTTATGCAGAGAGTACTATAGCCTTGCCGATAATCGTACTTCTTATGTGAATAAACTTAAAGCTCAATTGCATATTGTTTTTCCTGGCTTCTGCAAGGTTTTCTCTGATATTACTGGAATTACAGCTATTTCTGTGTTAAAAAGATTCCCAACACCAGAAGATGTTATAAATGCTCAACCTGATGAAATTATTGAACTTATCTCATTGTTATCAAGAAAAGGCTTAAATTACGCTAAAGCTAAGTATGATAAGTTATTTAAATCTGCTAAAAACGCCTTAAATTTCAGGTATAATTTGTCTTCTGTCTATGATGTACTAAAAATGTATATTTATTTCATAGAAGAATTTGATAAAAAGATTAACCTGATATTATCTGCAATCAAGGCATTTGTGGATAAAAATAAGTCTGAGAAATTTGTACAACAAATTTATTACCTCGATTCTATACCTGGTGTTGGTTTTCTTTCAGCGGTTACTCTTATGTGTGAGATAGGCGATTTTTCAGCATTTAGCAAACCCAAGCAGCTTTTTGCATATTTTGGTGTAGATCCTTCTGTTAATGAATCTGGACATTTTAAAGGTACTGACAATAAAATGTCCAAAAGAGGTTCTAAAATTGCTAGGCGTGTTCTTTATGCCATTGCTTTAGCTTCTGTAAGAGTAAAAAGAAATGACATAGCAATAAATCCTGTACTTTATGATTATTACCAGAAAAAGAAGGAATCCAAACCTAAAAAAGTAGCTCTTGGAGCAATTATGCACAAGATTTCAGACATTGTATTTGCTGTTCTAAGGGATAATAAGCCTTTTGTATTAAAGACACCTGATGAACACAAACTACAATATCAGAACATTCATAAAGCTGCTTAA
- a CDS encoding proton-conducting transporter membrane subunit, giving the protein MSGDLILLSIIIPILMGMITFTIDKALARKTMVLATLLAIFLSALSILKVVNVPTVISTTYYGTLDKFIKVGDFLLLFYTLYISFKVKEPKIAVFSLLQILPLTFFELFMLNEKEISTFYVDDLSIIMNLIVSVIGPIIAIYAFGYMNHHEREKKLTRSRQPRFFAIILVFIGAMNGIIFSNNLMWVYFFWEITSLSSFLLISHDKTEEAIKNASRALWINMMGGFSLLVGIMVLYKCTGIITLNALLKTNSSYILLIPVFFMVLAAFTKSAQMPFQSWLLGAMVAPTPVSALLHSSTMVKAGIYLVLRLAPTFRGSTLSSFIALYGAFTFVATAVLALSQSNAKKILAYSTISNLGLMIASIGINTSSAIAAAILLLIFHAVSKALLFLCVGTIEQNIGSRDIEDMKGLIAKMPVTTAITFLGILSLMIAPFGMLLSKWLAIEAASKEIAVALLLIVGSAVTVMYYTRWIGNLLSEGHNSKWFVEKQPVSIRFSLYTLMAIALGLSFEVTQLFNKVVNPEINMLRMEVSIKAAKGFIGSSMGGFTIYPIFMAIGLAILLSVLTIKKTTNMVQTTPYECGLNYVDTNKGYDVKNYYLSNIINESVMTKYMDYISIALIVVLFGGILL; this is encoded by the coding sequence ATGTCTGGTGATTTAATACTATTAAGTATTATAATTCCGATTTTAATGGGGATGATAACATTTACAATCGACAAAGCACTTGCGAGAAAAACAATGGTTTTAGCTACATTGTTGGCGATATTTTTAAGCGCATTATCGATATTAAAAGTAGTCAATGTGCCTACTGTTATTAGTACAACATATTATGGTACGTTAGACAAGTTCATTAAAGTTGGGGATTTTTTGTTATTATTTTATACATTATATATATCCTTCAAAGTTAAGGAACCAAAGATAGCAGTATTTTCATTACTTCAGATATTACCTCTTACATTTTTTGAACTATTTATGTTAAATGAGAAAGAGATAAGCACTTTTTACGTTGATGATTTATCTATTATAATGAATCTGATAGTATCAGTTATAGGGCCGATAATAGCTATATATGCTTTTGGCTATATGAATCATCATGAAAGGGAAAAGAAGCTTACAAGGTCAAGGCAACCAAGGTTTTTTGCGATAATACTTGTATTTATAGGTGCTATGAACGGAATCATATTTTCAAATAATTTGATGTGGGTGTATTTCTTCTGGGAGATTACGTCGCTTTCTTCATTCCTTTTAATTTCCCACGATAAGACCGAAGAGGCTATAAAAAATGCTTCAAGGGCATTATGGATAAATATGATGGGTGGCTTTTCTCTATTAGTTGGCATTATGGTGCTTTACAAATGCACTGGCATAATAACACTTAATGCTTTATTAAAGACAAATAGCTCTTATATATTATTAATACCGGTATTCTTTATGGTATTGGCGGCATTTACAAAGTCTGCACAGATGCCTTTCCAAAGCTGGCTTTTAGGTGCGATGGTGGCACCAACACCTGTATCTGCACTTTTACATTCAAGTACTATGGTAAAGGCTGGTATATACCTTGTGCTGAGATTAGCACCTACATTTAGAGGAAGCACCTTGAGTAGCTTTATTGCTCTATATGGTGCATTTACATTTGTCGCAACGGCGGTCCTTGCATTGAGCCAGAGCAATGCTAAGAAAATATTGGCGTATTCAACTATTTCAAATCTCGGACTTATGATAGCAAGTATTGGCATAAATACATCAAGTGCTATAGCTGCAGCAATTTTACTCCTGATATTTCATGCAGTTTCTAAAGCACTTTTATTCCTTTGTGTTGGAACGATTGAGCAAAATATCGGTAGCCGGGATATAGAGGATATGAAAGGTCTTATAGCAAAGATGCCCGTTACGACGGCAATCACATTCCTCGGTATATTGTCGTTGATGATTGCTCCTTTTGGAATGCTCTTAAGTAAGTGGCTTGCAATAGAAGCTGCATCTAAAGAAATTGCCGTAGCATTATTGCTGATAGTCGGCAGTGCAGTAACTGTCATGTATTATACTAGATGGATAGGTAATCTGCTATCAGAAGGACACAATAGCAAATGGTTTGTTGAAAAGCAGCCTGTAAGTATTAGGTTCTCTTTGTATACATTGATGGCGATTGCATTAGGATTAAGTTTTGAGGTTACACAGCTTTTTAACAAAGTAGTTAACCCTGAAATAAATATGCTGAGAATGGAAGTATCAATAAAAGCTGCAAAAGGCTTTATAGGAAGCAGCATGGGCGGTTTTACTATATATCCAATATTTATGGCAATTGGCCTTGCAATACTTTTATCGGTATTGACGATAAAAAAGACTACAAATATGGTGCAGACAACACCATATGAATGTGGATTAAATTATGTTGATACAAATAAGGGGTATGATGTTAAGAATTATTATCTATCAAATATAATTAATGAAAGTGTAATGACGAAATATATGGATTATATTTCTATAGCTTTAATTGTCGTGCTTTTTGGAGGGATTTTGCTATGA
- a CDS encoding NADH-quinone oxidoreductase subunit H → MTWQIIAAVVLTPLIGGLINGFDRKITALMQGRYGPPILQPFYDVTKLLFKEKMIVNDFQVFSAYIYLLSAILSIGFLALKADLLMIIFIMSIGIIFYIIGALATRSPYSEVGAQRELMQMLAYEPLLIFVLIGLHYDTGSFSLGDIMSYGRLILDLPLLFLVLCLVLDIKIKKSPFDFSTSEHAHQELVRGILTDYSGPYLALIEIADWYELVLILAMIAIFWSENLIIGAIISLLVLFIDIIIDNVSARMTLKWMLGFSWITGILFTISNIAYLYFRK, encoded by the coding sequence ATGACATGGCAAATTATTGCAGCAGTAGTTTTGACACCATTAATAGGTGGGCTTATTAATGGTTTTGATAGGAAGATTACTGCATTAATGCAAGGAAGGTATGGCCCACCTATATTACAACCTTTTTATGATGTTACAAAGCTTTTGTTTAAAGAGAAGATGATTGTAAATGACTTCCAGGTGTTTTCTGCATATATTTATCTGCTTTCAGCTATCTTAAGTATAGGCTTTCTTGCCTTAAAGGCAGATCTCCTCATGATAATATTTATTATGTCAATAGGTATTATATTTTACATCATAGGTGCTCTTGCAACAAGGTCTCCTTATAGCGAAGTTGGTGCTCAAAGAGAGTTAATGCAAATGTTAGCGTACGAGCCTCTTTTGATATTCGTTCTGATTGGTTTGCATTATGATACGGGCAGTTTTAGCCTTGGTGACATTATGTCATATGGAAGACTAATTCTCGATTTACCACTTTTGTTTTTAGTATTATGCCTTGTACTTGATATAAAGATAAAAAAGTCGCCATTTGATTTTTCTACATCGGAGCATGCACACCAAGAGCTTGTGAGAGGTATTCTGACAGATTATTCTGGACCATATCTTGCACTTATTGAGATAGCTGACTGGTATGAGCTTGTTTTGATACTTGCTATGATTGCAATCTTTTGGTCGGAGAATCTCATAATTGGAGCTATTATATCACTTTTAGTGCTTTTTATTGATATAATAATAGATAATGTATCAGCGAGAATGACACTCAAATGGATGCTTGGTTTTAGTTGGATTACGGGTATCTTATTCACGATATCAAATATTGCGTATTTGTATTTTAGGAAGTAA
- the nuoB gene encoding NADH-quinone oxidoreductase subunit NuoB, with product MGLKEFVKKSFAKSPWVIHYDCGSCNGCDIEVLACMTPIYDMERFGMVNVGNPKHADILIVTGTVNEKNKDVLKNVYDMMPNPKVVVAAGICASSGGIFRECYNVIGGIDKIVPVDVYVPGCPAKPEALIDGLYKAAQILKDKYGKKEVTVAVRSLG from the coding sequence ATGGGATTAAAAGAATTTGTAAAAAAGTCATTTGCAAAATCTCCATGGGTTATTCACTATGACTGTGGCAGTTGCAATGGCTGTGATATAGAGGTACTTGCATGTATGACACCTATATATGATATGGAAAGGTTCGGTATGGTGAATGTGGGCAATCCTAAGCATGCGGATATTCTTATAGTTACAGGTACGGTAAATGAGAAGAATAAGGATGTATTAAAAAATGTATATGATATGATGCCGAATCCTAAGGTAGTTGTTGCAGCCGGCATATGTGCATCAAGCGGTGGTATATTTAGGGAATGTTACAATGTTATCGGTGGCATTGATAAGATTGTTCCAGTAGATGTTTATGTGCCTGGTTGCCCAGCTAAGCCGGAGGCCTTGATAGATGGTTTATACAAGGCAGCACAGATATTAAAGGATAAGTATGGAAAGAAAGAAGTAACAGTTGCGGTTAGAAGCTTAGGTTAG
- a CDS encoding NADH-quinone oxidoreductase subunit C — protein MIVKSKEVTTDNLLDMVKEYHDCGYRFVTETCVNIDNGFKLLYSFAKGYDIENIHLITDGSDVPSISKIYLCALLVENEIKELFGINFSNLAVDFGGNLMLGESSPISPQANIEIIKRAKGGKDE, from the coding sequence ATGATTGTAAAAAGCAAGGAAGTAACAACAGATAATTTACTTGATATGGTTAAAGAATATCATGATTGCGGATATAGATTTGTCACAGAAACCTGTGTAAATATCGATAATGGTTTCAAACTGCTTTATAGTTTTGCCAAAGGCTATGACATCGAGAATATACACCTTATTACAGATGGATCTGATGTGCCAAGTATATCAAAGATCTATTTGTGCGCATTGCTAGTCGAAAATGAGATAAAAGAGCTATTTGGCATAAATTTCAGCAATTTAGCTGTTGATTTTGGAGGAAATCTGATGCTTGGGGAAAGCTCTCCTATAAGCCCGCAGGCGAATATTGAAATAATTAAAAGAGCAAAGGGTGGTAAAGATGAGTGA
- a CDS encoding nickel-dependent hydrogenase large subunit: protein MSEKGTIPFGPQHPVLPEPIHLKLVVEDEKVIEAYPALGFVHRGLETLAKKKDINQMVYVVERVCGICSCMHAQAYCQGLEELMDIKIPERAEYLRTIWAELHRIHSHLLWLGLFADAFGFENLFMQTWKIREKVMDILEATSGNRVIISVNIVGGVRKDINSEQAKWILQELDEIERELKSINDVVVNNYSVKERTVGVGVLSKDEAYELGVTGPMAKGSGIDLDLRTTGYAAYKYLDFEPIVEKDGDSYARNLVRMREIFQSIDIVRQALSKMPEGEINVMVKGNPPEGEVISRVEQSRGEVYYYLKSNGSKFLDRLRIRTPTFANIPALLKMLPGSQLQDVPVLILTIDPCISCTER, encoded by the coding sequence ATGAGTGAAAAAGGTACTATACCGTTTGGACCACAGCACCCTGTTTTACCTGAACCAATACATTTAAAGCTTGTTGTAGAAGATGAGAAAGTAATTGAAGCATATCCCGCATTGGGATTTGTTCATAGAGGCCTTGAAACCCTTGCAAAAAAGAAGGATATAAACCAGATGGTTTATGTTGTTGAGCGCGTATGCGGTATCTGCAGTTGCATGCATGCACAAGCGTATTGTCAAGGTCTAGAAGAATTAATGGATATCAAAATTCCTGAAAGAGCTGAATATTTAAGGACTATATGGGCAGAGCTTCACAGAATACACAGCCATCTACTATGGTTGGGGCTTTTTGCAGATGCATTTGGCTTCGAGAATTTGTTTATGCAGACATGGAAAATACGTGAAAAGGTCATGGATATTCTCGAAGCTACATCAGGTAATAGGGTTATAATATCTGTAAATATTGTTGGCGGTGTAAGAAAAGATATAAATAGTGAACAGGCCAAATGGATTTTGCAAGAACTGGATGAAATCGAAAGAGAATTAAAAAGCATAAATGATGTTGTGGTAAATAATTATTCAGTTAAAGAAAGAACAGTTGGTGTTGGTGTACTGTCAAAAGATGAAGCGTATGAACTTGGTGTAACAGGTCCTATGGCAAAGGGGAGCGGTATCGACCTTGATTTAAGGACTACAGGTTATGCGGCATATAAATATCTTGATTTTGAACCTATTGTTGAAAAAGATGGTGACAGCTATGCCAGAAATCTCGTTAGGATGAGAGAGATATTTCAATCTATTGACATCGTTAGGCAAGCTTTAAGCAAGATGCCAGAGGGTGAGATAAATGTTATGGTAAAGGGCAATCCACCGGAGGGTGAAGTGATATCAAGGGTTGAGCAGTCAAGAGGTGAAGTTTACTACTATCTTAAATCAAATGGAAGCAAATTCTTAGACAGACTCCGCATAAGAACCCCTACATTTGCAAATATACCGGCACTATTAAAGATGCTTCCAGGATCACAGTTACAGGATGTTCCTGTGCTAATATTGACGATTGATCCATGCATTAGCTGTACCGAAAGATAG
- a CDS encoding 4Fe-4S dicluster domain-containing protein, whose amino-acid sequence MFDMLKNVIGNLTKRPVTRLYPFVARKPFDIDRGHIENDIDQCILCGMCQRVCPSGCITVDRKKGTWTYEPFKCVICGVCVDKCPKKSLNLNEHYRSCTDKKYEVCLEKPKVSEKVGA is encoded by the coding sequence ATGTTTGATATGCTTAAAAATGTCATTGGCAATTTGACAAAAAGACCAGTTACACGATTATATCCATTTGTTGCAAGAAAGCCATTTGATATAGATAGAGGGCACATTGAAAATGACATTGATCAATGCATATTATGCGGTATGTGTCAAAGAGTATGTCCATCTGGTTGCATAACAGTCGATAGGAAGAAGGGTACATGGACATACGAACCTTTTAAATGCGTAATATGTGGTGTTTGCGTTGATAAATGCCCGAAAAAGTCTTTAAACCTTAATGAACATTATAGAAGCTGTACAGACAAAAAATATGAGGTGTGCCTTGAAAAGCCAAAAGTTTCAGAGAAAGTTGGTGCGTAG
- the hypA gene encoding hydrogenase maturation nickel metallochaperone HypA → MHELSVTESIVNMVLNETKKRDIKKVTKINLVLGELTGFEEDSIKFYFDILSENTPLYGAVLNFKKIKAEFKCRKCGMIYNRSNFTFKCPNCGESGVLIEKGKELYIDSIDVE, encoded by the coding sequence ATGCACGAGCTTTCTGTAACTGAGAGCATTGTTAATATGGTCTTGAATGAGACTAAAAAACGAGATATAAAGAAAGTCACTAAAATTAATCTCGTTTTAGGAGAATTAACGGGTTTTGAAGAGGACAGCATCAAATTTTATTTTGATATATTGAGTGAAAATACACCACTATATGGTGCAGTACTAAATTTTAAAAAGATAAAAGCAGAGTTTAAATGCCGCAAATGCGGCATGATTTATAATAGGAGCAATTTTACTTTTAAATGCCCTAACTGCGGTGAAAGCGGTGTCCTTATAGAGAAAGGGAAAGAGCTTTATATAGATAGTATTGATGTAGAATGA
- the hypB gene encoding hydrogenase nickel incorporation protein HypB: MEIKIIKDVLEANNNIAEENKNIKDERNILMVNIIGSPGTGKTSFILKLIDNIDIPCGVIEGDIASDIDARKMAERNIPVIQINTGGECHLNANSINKALMNFDFHDGILFIENVGNLVCPSEFEIGEDFKLALSNVAEGDDKPYKYPLLFAKAKAVVINKIDLIPYFDFNKKYFYDGVKTLNDNAEIFEVSSKTGEGFEVLSKWLKDRYKEYMQKR; encoded by the coding sequence ATGGAGATAAAGATTATAAAGGATGTCCTTGAGGCGAATAACAATATTGCAGAAGAAAACAAAAATATTAAAGATGAAAGAAATATATTAATGGTTAACATTATTGGTTCACCCGGCACCGGTAAAACCAGCTTTATATTAAAACTTATTGATAATATTGACATTCCATGTGGTGTAATAGAAGGTGATATAGCATCAGATATTGACGCACGCAAAATGGCAGAAAGAAATATACCTGTCATACAGATAAACACAGGCGGGGAATGTCATTTAAATGCCAATTCAATAAATAAAGCTCTTATGAACTTTGACTTTCATGATGGTATTTTGTTTATAGAAAACGTAGGGAATCTCGTTTGTCCTTCAGAATTTGAAATCGGTGAGGATTTTAAACTTGCATTGTCAAATGTTGCGGAAGGTGATGACAAGCCGTATAAATATCCATTACTTTTTGCAAAAGCTAAAGCGGTCGTAATAAATAAGATTGACCTTATACCGTATTTTGATTTTAATAAAAAATATTTTTATGATGGCGTTAAGACATTGAATGACAATGCAGAGATTTTTGAAGTATCATCAAAAACGGGTGAAGGCTTTGAGGTGTTATCAAAATGGCTGAAAGATCGCTACAAAGAATATATGCAAAAGCGATAG